DNA from Agarilytica rhodophyticola:
GCTTTACGGCCTTGCGCACTGAAGTTATGGTAGTTACGGAAGGTCAATACCATATCCGCCCGCTTCACATCCATGCCACCTATGGTCAGGTCATAAAAACGCGCACCTTCGGGACGATTAAAGGTGGACTTTTCACCACTTACTTTAACTTTATCAAAACCTGGCTTGTCCAACAGGTTTTCTTTTACACGTGTCGCACCAATAGCAACAACAAGCTCACCTTTGTCGGCTAAAACAGGGGCAAGTAACTTTGTATACCAACCTCCTCCGGGAATTAGTTCGACCACTTTCATATTATCTTTTAGGCCAAAGAACTTAAGCGTTTCGATCGGGTTTCTGTTTCTATCTCGTGCTTTTTCGTCCTCCCCTCGGATATCAGCACTCATAGCTTTTTGTAATTTCTCTCTAACCACAGAGAAATCATCAGCCATAGCAAAACTGCTGGCGAATAGGAACAATGCGACGATCAAATGTTTCATAAATTACCTCGAATCTAGGTGTATGTATGGATATAGTCTGCGCGAGGATTATAGCCCGGTCTAGAGGTTGTTAACACATATCAATCCTGCTATTTATTTTTGCAATCCAATTGTTGAAAAAAGCGCCAAATCTTTCCAAGATAAGATGACAGTATAATGTCACTGTGTAGTCATTAACAGATAACGCTCTAACGACACCTATTGATAACACACGTCTTTGATCCAAAGCTCTCTCACATAGTTTTTTCGCCCCACGATTAACATATGAAGCAATATAGCCAAGCTTTTTCATTCCAGGGTCAGCGTTAACAGGTAAATATTGAGCTAAGTCAACAATGCTTACGGTTACAGTCTCACATAGTTGTATTGGAATTACCTGCAACTTACTATAAATCATAAATAATATATTTCGAAAGCTTTATTCATAGCGTATCAGCGTAGCTGACATAGCTACCATGAATTTACTGATACATCGTTGGTTAAATTACTTTTCCCAATATATGTATTACATATATTAAGTATAAAAAACCGTTGAGAGGCTGTTATGTCTAATACAGACATAAATACAAAAAGACATGAAAGGCGTTTGCTTTTATTTATTTTTATTATTTTTTTCCCTCTGGTTTCCATCGCTTTAGTCGGTGGTTATGGTTTTATTATTTGGTTGTTACAAATATTTTTTGGTCCACCCGGGGCGTAAAAAATATTGCTGCTAAATTATAGGAAAAATATCATGTTAGACGAAACACATATTAGCAGTTTTATTATTAGTACCAACCCACCCCATCTACAGGCCGTGTGTTCTTCGCTGACAAGAATAAATACTATAGAAATAGCGTGCTTAGACAGTGATAGCGGCAAAATTGTTATTGTTATGGAAGCCTGTTCACTTAACTCTGTCAACCCCTGTATAGAGCAAATTAAATTTTGGCAGGGAGTTATGTCAGTGACCTTAATTTATCACCATGCTGAACATTCACAACGATTAGAAGAGAGCATTATATGAGTATCACGCGCAGACAATATATTAAACAACAAGCAGCCGCAGTTGCGGCGTCTGTCGCTGGCATTAGTTTACCCTCTTCTGCTACTAACTTAATTACCGCCATCGACGACACCAAGCTTACATGGTCAAAAGCACCCTGCCGTTTTTGCGGTACCGGCTGCAGCGTCAATGTCGCCACT
Protein-coding regions in this window:
- a CDS encoding class I SAM-dependent methyltransferase encodes the protein MKHLIVALFLFASSFAMADDFSVVREKLQKAMSADIRGEDEKARDRNRNPIETLKFFGLKDNMKVVELIPGGGWYTKLLAPVLADKGELVVAIGATRVKENLLDKPGFDKVKVSGEKSTFNRPEGARFYDLTIGGMDVKRADMVLTFRNYHNFSAQGRKAMNEAAYKALKKGGIYGVVDHTARHMEPENAENRRRIDPVLAIKEILEAGFEFVDYADMHYRPDDELRYEVGRATVKGNTDRFTLMFRKK
- a CDS encoding periplasmic nitrate reductase, NapE protein encodes the protein MSNTDINTKRHERRLLLFIFIIFFPLVSIALVGGYGFIIWLLQIFFGPPGA
- a CDS encoding chaperone NapD; translated protein: MLDETHISSFIISTNPPHLQAVCSSLTRINTIEIACLDSDSGKIVIVMEACSLNSVNPCIEQIKFWQGVMSVTLIYHHAEHSQRLEESII